From Rana temporaria chromosome 7, aRanTem1.1, whole genome shotgun sequence, the proteins below share one genomic window:
- the LOC120945494 gene encoding cold-inducible RNA-binding protein B-like: protein MSDDGKLFVGGLSFDTNEQSLEDVFCKYGNIAEVVVVKDRETKRSRGFGFVTFENADDAKDAMQAMNGKSVDGRQIRVDQAGKSSGDRRGGYRGGSSGGGRGFFRGSRGRGGGGGYGSSGGRFDRSGGSSSYGGGSRDYYGSSGRSQGGYGDRSGGSSYRDSYDSYTSHD, encoded by the coding sequence ATGTCTGACGATGGAAAGCTTTTTGTTGGAGGTTTGAGCTTTGATACCAATGAGCAGAGTCTGGAAGATGTATTCTGTAAATACGGGAACATTGCTGAAGTGGTTGTGGTGAAGGATCGGGAGACCAAGAGATCGCGTGGCTTTGGTTTTGTCACATTCGAAAATGCTGATGATGCGAAAGATGCCATGCAAGCGATGAATGGGAAGTCTGTGGATGGTCGTCAGATTCGGGTTGATCAGGCTGGAAAGTCCTCTGGTGACAGGAGAGGAGGCTACAGAGGTGGCTCatctggaggaggaagagggttcTTCCGTGGAAGTAGAGGccgtggtggtggtggaggataTGGAAGCAGCGGTGGCCGGTTTGATCGAAGTGGAGGAAGCAGCAGCTATGGCGGTGGATCCCGGGATTATTATGGTAGCAGTGGGAGAAGTCAAGGAGGTTATGGTGATCGCTCAGGAGGAAGCTCCTACAGAGACAGTTATGACAGCTACACCTCGCACGATTAA